Part of the Oncorhynchus mykiss isolate Arlee chromosome 12, USDA_OmykA_1.1, whole genome shotgun sequence genome, TCATCATCAGAACTTAGATAGAGATCCTATGAAGCTACCAATATGTTATACTGCAGAGTAGGCCTAAACATTTACTGTCTCAGATGGTTGTTGACCAAACAGCCCTCCTCTGATCTATGTTTGTGCCTGACTGTGCTGTGATCTCCTCAGGCCTGTTCCACAGAGCCATCATCCAGAGTGGCTCAGCCCTGTCCAGCTGGGCCGTCAACTATCAGCCTGTCAAGTACACCCGCATGCTGGCCGAGAGGGTGGGCTGCAACGTGCTGGACACCCTGGACATGGTGTCCTGCCTGCAGAAGAAGAGTGCCAGAGAGCTGGTGGAGCAGGATATCCAGCCAGCCCGCTACCACGTAGCCTTTGGCCCCGTCATTGATGGTGACGTCATCCCTGATGATCCCGAGATCCTGATGGAGCAGGGCGAGTTCCTCAACTATGACATCATGCTGGGCGTCAACCAGGGGGAAGGGCTGCGCTTTGTGGAGACTGTTGTGGACCTGGAGGACGGCGTATCTGGCAGCGACTTTGATTTTGCTGTGTCGGACTTTGTGGACAGCCTGTATGGCTACCCGGAGGGGAAGGACACTCTGAGGGAGACCATCAAGTTCATGTACACGGACTGGGCCGACAGGGACAACCCGGAGACCAGGAGGAAGACATTAGTTGCCCTGTTCACTGACCACCAGTGGGTGGAGCCCTCAGTGGTGACGGCTGACCTGCACGCCCGCTACGGCTCGCCCACATACTTCTACGCCTTCTACCACCACTGCCAGAGCCTGATGAAGCCTGTGTGGTCGGACTCGGCCCACGGGGACGAGGTGCCCTATGTGTTTGGCATCCCCATGGTGGGAGCCACTGACCTGTTCCCGTGCAACTTCTCCAGGAATGACATCATGCTCAGCGCTGTGGTCATGACCTACTGGACTAACTTCGCTAAGAGTGGGTGAGTACAGTACACTGAGATCTGGTCAGCCTTGATTGTATAGTAAAATACTGGGGTCATTCTTTCACTTATTTCAGAATATTTCCCATTTGTGTCCATGTATTTTCTCCAAAAGTTTTCCTAATCATATTTAGATGCGCATTGAAGCCTGTGCAGAAGAACCAGTAtttatagacatacagtatagatgcacttcacatgtacagtgccttcagaaagtattcacaccccttgacttattccacattttgtgttacagcctgaattaaaaaaatattacatttagatttttttgtcagtGGACTACACACAGTTtgtgatgtcaaagtggaattaggaTTATTTTTAGTTTTTACAAATGAAAAGTTGAAATatcgagtcaataagtattcaatccctttgttatgtcaagcctaaataagtacaggagtaaacatttgcttgacaagttgcatggactcactctttgtgcaataatagtgtttaatatgatttttgaatgactacctcatctctgtactccacacatacagtacaattatctgtaaggtccctcagtcaagcagtaaatttcaaacacaaattcaaccacaaagaccagggcagttttccaatgcctcacaaagaagggcacctattggtagataaaaTCAAAAGAAGACATtgtatatccctttgagcatggtgaagttattcattacactttggatggtgtatcaatacacccggTCAAAACAAAgacacaggcatccttcctaactcagttgccggagaggaaggaaaccactcggggatttcaccatgaggccaatggtgactttaaaaccgtTTCagaatttaatggctgtgataggagaaaactgaggatggatgaacaacatcgtagttactcaacaataccaacctaattgacaaagtgaaaaaaaggaagccagtacataatacaaatattccaacaaggcacttaagtaatactaCAAAATGTTATGcttgaggcaaatccaatacaacacattacttaTTTTCAAgcgtagtggtggctgcatcatgttatgggtatgcttgtaatcgttaagggctggggagtttttcaggataaaaaagaaacggaatggagctaagcacaggcaaaatcctagaggaaaacctggttcagtctgctttccaacagacactaggagatgaattcacttttcagcaggacaataacctaaaacacaaggcctaatatacattggagttgcttaccaagaagacagtgaatgttcctgagtgggcgagttacagttttaacttaaatctacatgaaaatctatggcaagacctgaaaatggttgtctagcaatgatcaacaacctatttgacagagcttgaataattgttttaagaataatggacaaatgttgcacaatccaggtgtgggacactcttagagacttacccagaaagacattTCTATGACATTACATCAACCAGTTTCACAGCTCACAACTTGCCTGTTGACATCCCCCATAATGAAACAAATGAAAGTTTAATGTCTTCTATGTGGGTAGTCAATCTCTGATCCCTGTCTTCACTGTTTGTTTGCAGGGATCCCAACAAGCCAGTTCCTCAGGACACCAAGTTCATCCACACCAAGGCCAACCGCTTTGAGGAGGTGGCCTGGTCCAAGTACAACCCCCATGACCAGCTGTACCTTCACATCGGCCTGAAGCCTCGCATCCGCGACCACTACCGCGCCACCAAGGTAGCTTTCTGGAAGCACCTGGTGCCCCACCTGTATAACCTCCATGACATGTTCCAatacacctccaccaccaccaaggTCCCTCCCCAGGACACCACCAACTCCAACGGTAAGAGGACTGGCACCACCAAGCGTCCGCCTGTCTCCACGGCCCACAGCAGTAACGGGGATGAGGAGGAAACGGGTCCTCTGATTGTGGCTAACCCGAGAGATTACTCCACTGAGCTGAGTGTCACCATCGCTGTGGGCGCTTCACTGCTGTTCCTCAATGTGCTGGCCTTTGCCGCGCTCTATTACCGTAAGGACAAGCGCAGCCGACAGGATGGCCACGGCAGCCCCCATCAAGCCAGTCCCCAGCGACAGAGCAACGGCAACGAAGTGagccacaccaccaccaccatcgaCGAGAGCCTGTCCCATCAGATGACCCAGAGCAGCCAGATGAACCAGTGTGACACCCTGCATGACCTCCATGATCTCCACGACCTCCATGACCTTCATGACCTTCACGACCCCCTGCACCTCTCCACCAATATGGACTACACCATGACCCTGCGCCGCTCACCAGACGACATCCCCCTGATGACACCCAACAATATCACCATGATCCCCAACTCCTTGATGGGCCTTCCCAATATGcacccctacagtaccttcccaGCTGGGTACAACTCCACAGGCCTGCCCCACTCCCACTCCACCACCCGGGTATAGACCCAGCCTGGGACAGATGACATACAGACCACAGGGGACAGAGATTGTAGAGGTGAGTTGAGGTGCGTGCTGTGCTGTACAGTAGTTTAGGAATGAATACAAAACAGTAGTTGGTATGGGATGCGTGGGTAAGATACGTTTGAATTTATGTTCATACTGCAAGAGCCATACAAAGCTTTTTCTGCTCAAAGGGTGCAGAATCGCCGCCAATATAATACTACTGCATCCTCTTCCTCACAGAAGGAGGTCTATAAGCAGTGTCATTTTCTTATAATCATTTTCAAAAGCCTTTGTGAGCTGGTTAAAACGTGGGGAAAAAAAGCTTTTTATTTCCCATTCTTGTCTTTTGAGGGTAACATTTATCTGTTTCTTTCTTGTACAACCTCAGTATAGTGTTTGTACAGTTGGATTTGTACGGGAAGCTTTTTTCTTACTATGATATCTGTTTTGATTTTCAACAATTCTTTGTGGAACAATTAACATCTGGACTCATCCCTGACTGAAGGACATTTGTAAAAAGCAGAAAATCTGTGTTATGAAGCTATTTTATACATATTCCTCATGTTACTCACAACTTAAAAGGGTATTTTTTACTTCCTGACTAAAGAATGGCTTGTTACTGTAACATTCTCTGCTTAGAGAAATACTGTTACGGTGACTGTGATGAATTGAACCTTTACTACAACATTGATTACAATTTGTAGTAAAAGTATCACATTTATCCAAACAATATTTCTATTTGAATATGCACAACgtgtgtgcgttcgtgtgtgtgtgtgtgtgtgtgtgactgtgtgcgcGTATGTTTGTGAGCGTGTGCGTGTCTGCGCACACACAAAGTGCAATGTACAAGTGTAAATTGGTAAGacatttgtttgacatttgtttgAAGTATTGGCTTTCATCATATTAGTGTTGTACTCCGATCTATGGTCGTCTGTTTAAGTACCTTTGTTATTTTTCAGTTAACTGTGTCTTCTTTTGCTAAACCCGTTCTGCGAATGCGACTTCTGCTTTGTTATAAACAGAGAATAGCTTAAGATGGCACCTACTCTAACCAACTGATATGATTCCATTGGCTTGGCTTGTTTGTACAGAATAAACTTAGACCAGcagttttttttattgttatttgTTTATATGAATATAAAGGTATTCAGTAAGATAATTAAGTATATCACAATTGTATGTACAAACTACCTGAATCAATCAGATTTGAAAGAGTTTTGCTTAAAATATTGCAGATTGAGCAAGCTGAGATTCACCCATAGGCTTCATCCCATTTACACAAAACCCAGATTTTGCAGCATAACACGTTTTGAAGCATCACTCTGAAAGTTTCTTTTGAATTCAATGTGAACGCTTCACAGTATTATTCTGGGAGAACGCACATCGCTCTGAGAATTATTGTCATCTTGCTTTCTTTGATACGATCATAGAACACAATTGACTAATACTACTGTTCAATATCAATGGGCTGATTAAAGATTTTTTGGAACTGAGTTGTCTTCTTGTCAAAATCCATCTAAAAAATGTATCAGCTTTACTATGAGTCAGATGGCCAATCTAATTCAATTGTATCACATATCAAGATTATTTTTCAACGGAAAACAAACAGCACAATTTCAGCTTGGATTTTGAGGCATCAGGGCAATGCCCCATATATGACTGGGAACAGTTGAGATTACATAGACACAGCTTTGGCATATTATCATAATCTATGGTACATTTGTAACTGTATGTTGATATTTTGGTCAAGGGCTAAGACTGGGGAAAGTCAAAGAGGATAAGAGGTTACAGGCACACTCCAAAAAGACAGTGTGGTGTTTGCTCCAGCTGCACACTGGGACCATTGTAAGGAGTGGGCTTTGACATCAACTGGGTcagggatgagggaggggagggagggcagCAGCTGGATCCAGCCCTCAATGTCCCCTTGTTAGTCTACTTAATCAATGTCAGTCCAGTGGCATTTCCATGGTCTGCCTTTTGTTTTATACTTTTGTCTGCACATTCTTCATATCGCTCTGTGTTTCCTGAAGATGCTTCTCTGAAGAGCCGAACACACTGACCATGTGGTGTCCTTTACGTACCTCAGATAGGCAGCACACATACTATGCAGACCATGAATAGCCTGGCTACTAAGAGAGAATAAACTGTCCATGCAGCAGCCCACACATGATCACACATGATGATCACACCTACAGTAAAAAGGCCTCCAGATCTGCTATCGTAATTTCACCctgtttctcacagcaggaaagtaattatgcagcaacaggaaatctgaattattatgtggattataattaatgtaggggttgatacattttttgttagggcaaatcaagtttgacatttcagtggaaattacaaactttagaagccttttaaaacctcaaatacactataaTTTGAATTTCTTCCTGCACAGGAAAATTCTCCGCAAAAACAGTGTTCAAATTAAGATAGCAGATCTGTATGCATAGGAATAGGATTGTATTTAGGGAAATTGTTATAAGGTTTCTGCTCTGGATTGGTGAATACAGGATGTCGTACTCAGTCTAGGAGAAATTTTGAAAAATATGGCATATCTTTTGAAATGTGAAAGGATATGAAGTGCTGCTCATTGAGTTATATCTGATTGCTAACATTTAAAATATGCAATAACTTACTCCTAAAATCCAAAGCCAATTTATAGGGAGACATGCCACAGCAATGTTTACGATGAAGTCTGCTGCAAGTGTACTACACAGAAAAGgctatgtgtttgtgtgaatTTGTTATGCATGAGAGTGACTGAAAAGCAAGGGTCTACGGGTCTTTGACCCCTGCACTGTCCTTAATGTTGAACCCAGGGCTGCATTAGTGATGGACAGTGGCTGAAAAGGGACTTTGTGTCTTTAAGATCTGCTGGTATCTGGGAGCTGAGGGTCTGTCTATTGTTGGTCAGACAAAAGCGTGAGTCAGATTCATATAGGAGTGGTGGGGAATAACTTCTCAAATCACAGTCATAAAGCCGCCAAGCTAAACCTCAATAACCCCATAGCTCTTTCTGAACATGGGTAAGTGGTTATCTAAttagtttttaatattttctatgACTATCTTAATAGTAAAAGTCTGTGGAATATAATTAATCTacttttgaaatatatatatatatattttagaaaatATAATTGTTGCTTCACTTGAGAACAATATGAAGGCTTGATTAATATTGTGATAATTGCTGGTTTTATTGCAAGTTGATTGTATGATTGTCTGATAAGATTATAATGTCCACTTGTGGGTACCTCATGGGTTATTCATAACACAACATTGGTAATATTGCAACATTATAAACATAGGCAGGATTGCTCAAATATTATTCCAGG contains:
- the LOC110537364 gene encoding neuroligin-3 isoform X3, producing MVYIHGGSYMEGTGNMIDGSVLASYGNVIVITLNYRVGVLGFLSTGDQAAKGNYGLLDQIQALRWISKNIGYFGGDPGRITVFGSGIGASCVSLLTLSHHSEGLFHRAIIQSGSALSSWAVNYQPVKYTRMLAERVGCNVLDTLDMVSCLQKKSARELVEQDIQPARYHVAFGPVIDGDVIPDDPEILMEQGEFLNYDIMLGVNQGEGLRFVETVVDLEDGVSGSDFDFAVSDFVDSLYGYPEGKDTLRETIKFMYTDWADRDNPETRRKTLVALFTDHQWVEPSVVTADLHARYGSPTYFYAFYHHCQSLMKPVWSDSAHGDEVPYVFGIPMVGATDLFPCNFSRNDIMLSAVVMTYWTNFAKSGDPNKPVPQDTKFIHTKANRFEEVAWSKYNPHDQLYLHIGLKPRIRDHYRATKVAFWKHLVPHLYNLHDMFQYTSTTTKVPPQDTTNSNGKRTGTTKRPPVSTAHSSNGDEEETGPLIVANPRDYSTELSVTIAVGASLLFLNVLAFAALYYRKDKRSRQDGHGSPHQASPQRQSNGNEVSHTTTTIDESLSHQMTQSSQMNQCDTLHDLHDLHDLHDLHDLHDPLHLSTNMDYTMTLRRSPDDIPLMTPNNITMIPNSLMGLPNMHPYSTFPAGYNSTGLPHSHSTTRV
- the LOC110537364 gene encoding neuroligin-3 isoform X1, which produces MCLAEFTHHVLPAHLSNRRGTATITTRRGLLMWMLCSYWPFTVVTSQNFNPTVNTQFGKLRGLRVAVPGEVLKPVDQYLGVPYAAPPIGEKRFMPPEQPSSWSGIKNATHFMPVCPQNIRNTVPEIMMPIWFTYNLDTVANLIQDQNEDCLYLNIYIPTEDGAHSKSQGVDFSHGDSEDIRNTEARPVMVYIHGGSYMEGTGNMIDGSVLASYGNVIVITLNYRVGVLGFLSTGDQAAKGNYGLLDQIQALRWISKNIGYFGGDPGRITVFGSGIGASCVSLLTLSHHSEGLFHRAIIQSGSALSSWAVNYQPVKYTRMLAERVGCNVLDTLDMVSCLQKKSARELVEQDIQPARYHVAFGPVIDGDVIPDDPEILMEQGEFLNYDIMLGVNQGEGLRFVETVVDLEDGVSGSDFDFAVSDFVDSLYGYPEGKDTLRETIKFMYTDWADRDNPETRRKTLVALFTDHQWVEPSVVTADLHARYGSPTYFYAFYHHCQSLMKPVWSDSAHGDEVPYVFGIPMVGATDLFPCNFSRNDIMLSAVVMTYWTNFAKSGDPNKPVPQDTKFIHTKANRFEEVAWSKYNPHDQLYLHIGLKPRIRDHYRATKVAFWKHLVPHLYNLHDMFQYTSTTTKVPPQDTTNSNGKRTGTTKRPPVSTAHSSNGDEEETGPLIVANPRDYSTELSVTIAVGASLLFLNVLAFAALYYRKDKRSRQDGHGSPHQASPQRQSNGNEVSHTTTTIDESLSHQMTQSSQMNQCDTLHDLHDLHDLHDLHDLHDPLHLSTNMDYTMTLRRSPDDIPLMTPNNITMIPNSLMGLPNMHPYSTFPAGYNSTGLPHSHSTTRV
- the LOC110537364 gene encoding neuroligin-3 isoform X2, translated to MCLAEFTHHVLPAHLSNRRGTATITTRRGLLMWMLCSYWPFTVVTSQNFNPTVNTQFGKLRGLRVAVPGEVLKPVDQYLGVPYAAPPIGEKRFMPPEQPSSWSGIKNATHFMPVCPQNIRNTVPEIMMPIWFTYNLDTVANLIQDQNEDCLYLNIYIPTEDDIRNTEARPVMVYIHGGSYMEGTGNMIDGSVLASYGNVIVITLNYRVGVLGFLSTGDQAAKGNYGLLDQIQALRWISKNIGYFGGDPGRITVFGSGIGASCVSLLTLSHHSEGLFHRAIIQSGSALSSWAVNYQPVKYTRMLAERVGCNVLDTLDMVSCLQKKSARELVEQDIQPARYHVAFGPVIDGDVIPDDPEILMEQGEFLNYDIMLGVNQGEGLRFVETVVDLEDGVSGSDFDFAVSDFVDSLYGYPEGKDTLRETIKFMYTDWADRDNPETRRKTLVALFTDHQWVEPSVVTADLHARYGSPTYFYAFYHHCQSLMKPVWSDSAHGDEVPYVFGIPMVGATDLFPCNFSRNDIMLSAVVMTYWTNFAKSGDPNKPVPQDTKFIHTKANRFEEVAWSKYNPHDQLYLHIGLKPRIRDHYRATKVAFWKHLVPHLYNLHDMFQYTSTTTKVPPQDTTNSNGKRTGTTKRPPVSTAHSSNGDEEETGPLIVANPRDYSTELSVTIAVGASLLFLNVLAFAALYYRKDKRSRQDGHGSPHQASPQRQSNGNEVSHTTTTIDESLSHQMTQSSQMNQCDTLHDLHDLHDLHDLHDLHDPLHLSTNMDYTMTLRRSPDDIPLMTPNNITMIPNSLMGLPNMHPYSTFPAGYNSTGLPHSHSTTRV